CACCCAGGAATTTGAGGTTGATCCCAGCCGGACGGTGCGGGAAGAATTTTGGACGGTGTTTGATGAGGCCAATCGAGTGCAGCTTAAGCTGACAGATGTGCAGCATCAGATGCAGTCGGCGGATCCCCAGCAACTGGATGATTTGATTCATGAGATGGATCGGCTGCAGCGTCGCTTTGAGTCCCTGGATGGTTACGGTCTAGAAGCCCGCATTGAAAAGA
The genomic region above belongs to Candidatus Obscuribacterales bacterium and contains:
- a CDS encoding ATP-binding cassette domain-containing protein; the encoded protein is MLRLEHICKIYPTGEVLKDVNWEVKTGDRIGLVGVNGAGKSTQLRIISGEETPTAGEVIRPNNLHIAHLTQEFEVDPSRTVREEFWTVFDEANRVQLKLTDVQHQMQSADPQQLDDLIHEMDRLQRRFESLDGYGLEARIEK